Proteins encoded in a region of the Watersipora subatra chromosome 5, tzWatSuba1.1, whole genome shotgun sequence genome:
- the LOC137396334 gene encoding uncharacterized protein — protein MKLFIVVVALSAIELINAQESVNCNLQTGDGCDVNGPYFFFTPQASSPGTSSDCRRNYQLRVELPGGPNGFECYFVTNNPQSNRYIYTISHDSANYAASGTAYVEQYGSDTTIAPELASSSSTYGFNFYSYSDAHKQFGSSWTYYNFRKDHLSFYYPFPAHYFEVGHPNFFEPNERPTYIGLNRRYESGASRGKGLCQVSCQVTTTTPTFLASSAGASLRAGSPSSSSSNSRGRPGANVSIAPPPAQA, from the exons ATGAAGCTTTTCATTGTAGTTGTTGCATTGTCTGCTATTG AGTTGATAAATGCGCAGGAATCAGTAAACTGCAACCTTCAAACTGGTGATGGCTGTGATGTCAATGGACCATACTTTTTTTTCACACCTCAAGCTAGCTCTCCTGGTACCAGCTCGGATTGTCGTCGTAACTACCA GCTGAGAGTGGAGCTACCGGGAGGACCTAATGGCTTTGAGTGTTACTTTGTAACCAACAACCCTCAATCTAATAGATACATTTACACCATTTCTCATGACTCTGCTAACTATGCAG CATCGGGTACGGCTTATGTGGAGCAGTATGGGTCTGATACAACTATTGCCCCTGAGCTGGCTTCTTCCTCTAGTACTTATGGGTTCAACTTTTATTCATACAGTGATGCTCACAAGCAGTTTGGCAGCAG CTGGACTTATTACAACTTCCGCAAAGATCATTTGTCTTTCTACTACCCTTTTCCTGCGCATTACTTTGAAGTTGGCCATCCCAACTTTTTTGAGCCAAATGAGCGGCCAACATACATCGGATTGAACAGGAGGTATGAGAGCGGAGCGAGCCGGGGAAAAGGTCTTTGTCAGGTGTCTTGTCAAGTTACTACCACCACGCCAACTTTTCTAGCATCCAGTGCAGGTGCTTCTCTTCGAGCTGGAAGTCCCAGTTCTTCCAGCTCAAACTCTCGAGGAAGACCTGGAGCTAATGTCAGCATTGCACCTCCTCCCGCACAAGcgtaa
- the LOC137396657 gene encoding uncharacterized protein produces MKLLIVVVAVFAIELINAQESVSCNLRTGVGCDVNGPYFYFTPQTSSPGTSSECRLNYQLRVELPGRPNGFFCYFETNNPQSNRYIYTISHDSGNYAASRTAYVEQYGSDTTIAPELASSDNPYAFNFWQYSDAHQRFGSSWTYYNFRKDHLTFYNPPPAHYFEVGHPYFFEPNERTTYIGLNRRYENGVNRGKGLCQVYCQVTTTFPSFQTSGVGALLQDGSPGPSSSNSRGRPGANARIAPPPAQQ; encoded by the exons ATGAAGCTTCTCATTGTAGTGGTTGCAGTGTTTGCCATTG AGTTAATAAATGCGCAGGAGTCAGTAAGCTGCAATCTTCGAACAGGTGTTGGCTGTGATGTTAATGGACCATACTTTTATTTCACACCTCAAACTAGCTCTCCTGGTACCAGCTCGGAGTGTCGTCTTAACTACCA GCTGAGGGTGGAGCTACCAGGAAGACCTAATGGCTTTTTCTGTTACTTCGAGACCAACAACCCTCAATCTAATAGATACATTTACACCATTTCTCATGACTCCGGCAACTATGCAG CATCACGTACGGCTTATGTGGAGCAATACGGATCTGATACGACTATCGCCCCTGAGCTGGCTTCTTCCGACAATCCTTATGCGTTCAACTTTTGGCAATACAGTGATGCTCACCAGCGATTTGGCAGCAG CTGGACTTATTACAACTTTCGCAAAGACCATCTGACTTTCTACAACCCCCCTCCTGCACACTACTTTGAAGTTGGCCACCCCTACTTTTTTGAACCAAATGAGCGGACAACTTACATTGGATTGAACAGGAGGTATGAGAACGGAGTGAATCGTGGAAAAGGTCTTTGTCAGGTTTACTGCCAAGTTACTACCACCTTTCCTAGTTTCCAAACATCCGGTGTAGGTGCTCTTCTTCAAGATGGAAGTCCTGGTCCTTCGAGCTCGAATTCTCGAGGAAGACCTGGAGCTAATGCCAGAATTGCACCTCCTCCCGCGCAACAATAA